One stretch of Deltaproteobacteria bacterium CG11_big_fil_rev_8_21_14_0_20_42_23 DNA includes these proteins:
- a CDS encoding D-tyrosyl-tRNA(Tyr) deacylase, which produces MKVLIQRVLEASVNVDGKTISSIGKGLLLFVCVMKGDTQTQAEYLAKKCAELRVFENEEGKFHFSALDLGHEMLVVSQFTLAADGKKGRRPSFEQAEEPEKAKALCDVFCAELRKLGVHVAEGIFGADMKVALTNDGPVTLVVEG; this is translated from the coding sequence ATGAAAGTTTTGATTCAGCGAGTGTTAGAAGCTTCTGTAAACGTGGACGGTAAAACGATTTCCAGCATTGGCAAAGGCTTACTGCTGTTTGTGTGCGTGATGAAGGGTGATACGCAAACGCAGGCAGAATATCTGGCAAAAAAATGTGCCGAGCTTCGTGTGTTTGAAAACGAAGAGGGAAAATTTCACTTTTCAGCTTTGGACCTTGGCCATGAAATGCTGGTGGTGTCTCAGTTTACGCTTGCAGCTGATGGAAAAAAGGGGAGGCGTCCTTCGTTTGAACAAGCTGAAGAACCCGAAAAAGCAAAAGCATTGTGCGATGTGTTTTGCGCAGAGTTACGAAAACTTGGCGTGCACGTTGCCGAAGGAATATTCGGCGCCGACATGAAAGTGGCTCTCACCAACGACGGGCCGGTGACGTTGGTGGTGGAGGGGTGA
- a CDS encoding helicase has protein sequence MYKGKNIVVYDLETKHTFDEVGGGRDAVEKLGISVLGAYDYVTDEFLMFEEKELDQFEKRLQDKPLLVGFNNKKFDTPVLQPYMRFDLKVIPEFDILEELAKILGHRVSLDSVASATLGKTKIGHGLDAIRYYRNGEMDKLKKYCLEDVNITKQVYEYGAEKSELFYTPKFGTGKSRVEVIWTIAHPEEGSEASLQQSLF, from the coding sequence ATGTATAAAGGGAAAAATATTGTCGTCTACGATCTCGAAACCAAACATACCTTTGATGAAGTTGGCGGTGGACGTGATGCCGTTGAAAAGCTTGGCATTTCTGTGCTTGGCGCCTACGACTACGTCACCGATGAATTTTTAATGTTCGAAGAAAAAGAATTAGATCAATTTGAAAAACGCCTTCAAGACAAGCCGCTACTTGTCGGCTTCAACAACAAAAAATTCGACACTCCCGTGTTGCAACCTTACATGCGCTTCGATTTAAAAGTGATTCCCGAATTTGACATCTTAGAAGAACTTGCAAAAATTCTTGGCCACCGTGTAAGCCTTGACAGCGTTGCATCTGCCACACTTGGAAAAACAAAAATCGGTCACGGTCTCGATGCCATTCGCTATTACCGAAATGGCGAAATGGACAAACTGAAAAAATATTGTCTCGAGGATGTGAACATCACAAAACAAGTATACGAATACGGCGCAGAAAAAAGTGAACTTTTCTATACGCCAAAATTTGGCACCGGAAAATCTCGCGTAGAAGTCATCTGGACCATCGCACATCCTGAAGAAGGCAGCGAAGCCAGTTTACAGCAAAGTTTGTTTTAA